CTCAAAGCTCCTTTGTTCAGAACGATCTTGAACAATTCCTTTTTTGAATTCTTCGTGGGGAACAATTGCTGAAGCTTACATGACATATTTTAAATTTGACCGCTGTACTGTAAAGTTGTGTGTTCGACCCTCGACGAACGCCGTCGATAGTGTGTTGGTTTGGCCATCGATTTTTGtcctttttgataaaaattttgtttgggATAAATATTTACCTGATATGTCTAGACGTGGGGCTGAATTCGGAGATGGTGAGTGATTTTAATGTGCTTTTTCCCACGGGTTCAGACCGTTTCCTGTATAAATGAATGAGGgagttaagtttctaaagaagctgtgtTGCTGCGCCAGAGCGatcgacgaagggctaacgctccaaatgttagcttttaaattctttacggtggcctattTACGTTATAACTCAGTTGGTAAACTGAATTACCCTGTTTTGCGAAGATAGATCGGATCGGATCTACAGATGTGTCGATAGTGTCATTGTCGGCATTTATAATGGGCTGTCAACTGTGAAGTTGTGTTATGGTTACAGAATTGAAGGATTTTCATTCTTGTTGGTCTGTTTCGCATTTGTCTTTTGTCACGTGTTGACATTTGTCCGTTACATGGGGGTATGGTACACGCTTGGGCTTCTGGATTGTTATCGTTATAACGAGAATTTGCTATATCTCGTACATTTTACTGTAACTTTGGCCGAGCTGAAGACTGTCGTTCGTTAAACCGAGGACTTCGTTAACTCGAGGTTCTACAATGTGTGAGGGAACATTACAAccaaattaaagcaaaaagCGGTTCAGTCTTCACCTTTCTCCTTGGAGGAGTGTTCTTTGTATGGAATCTGCGGCTCTTCTCCTGAATATAAGTCTTTTAAAAGGAATTTTGGTTAATGGTCATTTTTATGACTTGAAAAACCGAAATTTGGGTTGTTATGTTCTCATaaactagaattttttttcactcagaaaTGTGATGTTTGAgcgattatttttaaaacttgccTTTAGATTAAATTGACGGAAAGAACTCCAAAGAGGTCCAAGGGTTTTTTGGTCTCACTTTGTGACATTGCTTGAAAGCTTGCAGAAAGTCAAGGAGATATGCAGAATGACTGAAATCTGTAATCCAACTCTTTGAAACTCTGCAGAATAATAAATGCATACCTCAGGCAGTCTAGATTCTCCTATTTTCCATCCTATGTTATGTTTGACCCTGCCTTGCCTCactcaagaaatattttcatcataacACAATGATCTTTGTTTGCAAGGTTTTCTCTTGCTTACATCTGACCACAAATCATCAAACTTTTATGAGGAACGTAGAAACATGTTTAACTTGGTCGTGTTGGCTGCAGCTTGTCATGTAATTGTTTGAGACGGTGGCTGGCGTATCCCAGACCAATTGTTGAGCGTAATAAATCTAACCTAGGCGatttggatttctttttttggtcaattgaaaatttatcaaatcCAATGTCAATCTGCTCATACGCTCTCAGTTGGGATTCGCATTCTCCCTAGGAAAGCTCCTCTTTGGGTCGTTCTTGCAAAATATTCTTGTGGGGCtttcaaacaaaactttaaGGGAAGTTGGTGCTCAATACTGAAAGGCTGGGAAGTTTTGCCTTAAGGGTTTTAAAAGTGGAGTGGATTTATAGTGAtaagaatttcttttcattttacagaatATGCAATAAGTGAAAGTGAATATCATGGGGATGATGAAGCCTCGTCATCTGATTCATCAGACGATGGGAACCAGGGTAATGTACGAGATATGTGAGACTGGTTACTGCTGGTATATTATTTAACCAGTCTTAAGATGTCGAGTTCTTTTATCCATCCATGTAGAGCCTTTTGCTACTGGTTTGATCTGATTTGATTTGCTTAGCAGACTAAGAACACTCCTCCAACATCTCCTAATGAGATGTTAGAGGAGTGTTGTCAGTGTGAAATCTGTAGCTCTTCTTCTGAATGCAAATCATTTGAAATGACCTTTGATTAATGGTCATTGTAACGAttcgaaaaaccaaaatttgGATCAGTACGTCCTTAtaaactataattttttttttatcaaaactttcGTTGTTAAGATTAAATTGACTGAAAGAATTCCAAAAAGTCTTGGGGTTCTTTGGTCTCATTTTGTGACATCCCTCAAACATGGGTTCTTGGGCAGATTCCTTGATTTATGTCTGTTTAGACAATTCAACCAGATAGAGTTTTTCAAAAATCCAATAAGAGCTGGCCTTTACAAGATTTGAAGTGTAGGTCTGGTTTAAAATCATTTGCAGTAGAAGGAAAAGCTGCATATGTTGTCAAGATGAGTGAGTGGGTGTAACAACAGAATTTCGATCTTGACTCAATTTTGACTTGAAGTTTCCCAATTTAGTCAATGAAATGGAAGGCATAATGCTGTGCAGTGGCGATACTAGCATAACTCAGGTTCTTGAGTACCCGTCAATCCTTGGTTATGACACTGGAGTAATGACAACTCCaaactgaatttaatttttgttgttagttTTGCTGATTGTGTTGTAGAGAGCAAAGTCAAGGTAATCTTTCTTTCCCAAGTGAAGTAcattgaacatttttcttccgggggggggggggggggagcatgTTTTGGTTTGAAACACACTGACTTTACTTTGTCCAGGTTTTTTCCCTAGACtaacaaacattttgtttgtttacaaacAGTGTTGATGGTTCCAGATAAAACTTCCATTACGGTAAGGACCTTTGCTTTGTTGTGAATTTGTGGCATTTCCTCGGATTTGACTTGAGAAAATTAAGAGGAAtttgatgtttatttattttttgttttgttttgtggttgttgttgttttagtatttgtttttgctttttttttcatgatgatCAAAAGATCCGCGAGCTATTTAActctttcacccctaagagttaCTATCGtctaatctctccttacaatttcgcccttgaatcaaacatgaaggtcttgagaataaaggaaatgatcactaacttaaggaactcttgattgttagagaaattctccttgctggtacctcaggaaatgtatagaaaacattatggagaatttgcatactgatgttaagggtTAAGTGGTGTTCTATGTCTAGTGGATGTTATTACCGCCTTGTTGGTCATTTTCTGAATTATTGCTCCTGCTTTTGTGCGGTTGCGAAAAATTCTCTTAGCATTTAACGGGCAAATAACTTGCGAGTCTTTcagtttgatggttttttttaatcaggtaCACATACTTTTTGACTAGGCACTGTATTGAAACAGCAGAAAGCGTGGACAAATTgatcactctttttttttttttttttcttttaacggaATGTGGCATGACAGGTCACTCTTTATAACATAATGTGACTCTAGCCTAGCGTGACCTATTTTATATCACTTAGCCTCCCAGATGCAGTCTTGAccatccattttgttttttaggggATATCAGGGGATGCAgcaaaattcattttgatttccCCCCAGGACCTTCCTCCTGATCTCACACACGCTTCTGCACACTTTGTAAAAGATGGGGACTTTGGCGAGGTGCAGGTGGAACTGGTGAAAATAAATCctcgcaatctgattggtttttttccaTGTAAGTACATGTATCAAGCGTTCCTGTGTTTCCCCTTGCTACAAAACAGCTTTTGTCATCATGCCTTTCATTCCACACCCTCTATAACTATATTAAAGGATCTATGTTGTGCCCCTAGTAACTTGTTTGAGAAAGATTAGATTATCAACTGTTTTCGCCAAAAAGATTTAGAAGACTCCTTTTTTTTAGAATCAAGTGTAGTATCCTGTTGCTAGCAGAGCTTATCTCAGATCCCGTGGTTTAACGCAACTGGGAGTATCACTACACCTCCTACAAGGAATGCAGTCTAAAAAAATGCGAACGCTTGGCAATTTGCTTACTTTTTCTGTTCGCTGTTTCtccaggtctcgaacccagacctctcgacgTGGGGGTGCGGCGTTAGGCCATAAGACATTCAAATAAATTgtccagctcccagttggcttgttagctcaattggtagagcgctgcaccggtatcgcagaggtcatgggttcaaatcccgtacgggcctgaaaatttcaggtcctatttacaactactcgtttcagtagtgttcttagctgcgaggatcttataatttcatctctccaccgcagtgcaaatatgtgaattttcatatatctaaaatcttcacattcaaataattttcactcCTCTGAAACATATCCGTTTACATTATGTGTGACACGATATTTGTCCTATTTTGTGCTTCAGCTTCCTTAACACCTGGAGAATTCAGGGTTAGAGTAACATCCTCAGATGGCTCATTCCTTGGAATAGCTTTCTTTAGCTGTTGGGACAATACTTCAGAAACATTGGAGCGACTGAGGCACGAGGCCCCCTTGCAGAGTGTTTTACATGAGATCTGCGTCCAAAATGTTGAATCATTACGAGTTCTATATGACGATGCTACTCCTGGTATGTTGTTATGATGttctattttaattgtaatgatGTTGATTCTGGCGAGCTCTTCAGCCTGTTAGTAAACAGTAAACTTTTGAGACGAATTTTGTGTTATCACAAGATTACCCTCCAGCCGATAGGAGGGCCTCTTTTCTTCTGTACGCTCTCAGTTGGAATTTGCATTCCGCCAGGCTCTTCCTTCCTGTTTTTCATTCACGAGTACACATTTACAGGTTTGtctcaaggcaaaaaacaaggattCGTGCGCGAAAAGTTaaagtaaatgtttcaacaCCACATGCGTCACGCATTTAAATACCGCAAGAATGTTTACAGATTACTTACCTCGATTCTTCGCtaggattttccagttttctatCTAATTCGGATTCCTCATCACTAGAGATACCACCATGCTCACTTCCATCGTCAAAAATCACCTCTAAGGCCTTAGCTACGCTGTATCTCTAGCGTTTCGCATCGGACGCCATTATCGCAGATTGAAATCGTACGCATATGATTTTCGGATCGGGCTCCCGAGGTCACGTTTGATAGTTCGGAGCTAAAACTCGccatgtgattggcttagaatATTTACATGCTACAGCCGGAATTTCAGAGTGATCGGATGTAATCCGAGTATACCCCTCGTTGAAAATTGAAGTGAGCAAACTCCGCAGAGATATGACTGATTTTACTATCAGGCAAATTAAAAGGCCTTGCCTGAGAGTGAAAGGTCGCATCTTTGACCTAAAGATATGAACAAGAATTGGATGAAATCAAGGCATCCTTCTGTTTCTTGTGAATTTTCCAAACTGAT
This is a stretch of genomic DNA from Pocillopora verrucosa isolate sample1 chromosome 12, ASM3666991v2, whole genome shotgun sequence. It encodes these proteins:
- the LOC136277247 gene encoding uncharacterized protein — encoded protein: MSRRGAEFGDEYAISESEYHGDDEASSSDSSDDGNQVLMVPDKTSITGISGDAAKFILISPQDLPPDLTHASAHFVKDGDFGEVQVELVKINPRNLIGFFPSSLTPGEFRVRVTSSDGSFLGIAFFSCWDNTSETLERLRHEAPLQSVLHEICVQNVESLRVLYDDATPALCRVNEQEPGDTCDGPEIGPDDPQQDAPSVGESLNVDQHPSTDKTGRS